The genomic stretch atgttATCCTTCCATGAATTTGATCAAATATTTGTTGAATTAATTGCTAATGTGTATAAACTttgagattttatatattagtGTATTACCAATtcaaattacacattattgaaaatttatttgtaGACGATATTGGTAGTACTAATAGAATCTTGTTCATCCTCGTCTAGCACGTACTAACACCTTCAAGCCATCATAATGGGTGACTTGGGAAAAAGTCGCGTACAATTGACCGGGATTAAACACCGATTTGCCCAACATGAAATAGTGTTTGAccctggcttttgttgatagttatggcatatgcgagcatcaattagaattgtttattgtgaaacttgaagggcaatctcataTCATAAGGAGTGAAAGACATTCGGGAGATAAGAAATGTGGTTctttcatgtgtcccattaactaaaCAATGTGTATTATTGGATATAGAACTCTTGTTACGTGTGATATGATTTCGGTAGGAACaaaaattttgtgtattcatgagTATATTACTCAGTATTCGCCAACTATTATATTGTGTGATGACACATCTGCTACTGTTTTAAATGGATGGATGGTCATAGAATTGAACTCCCATGGTTAGACTATTGATTCGTTGGActgaaaaagattgaaaaaatatagaacatatactactttgtaaaaaattatgagtgtcaaaaaaagaattaatttcatttttggtcatagatttataaatGGCAGTCCAtttaagtcattttttattagaacttctacttttggtcctagtattattgtggtatgacaattttttgtctttttatcaacaaaacagtttaaatattgttaaatacaaaggacatttcggtcttcaattatgaatgtttaaaaaaatacataaaagatATAGCAGTTTAACATACTTTATATAAAaggattgaaatgtctttgtatgtAATGATATTTCGGCAATTTTGTTGATGCAGGAGtgggaggactaaaaatgatcatgtcgcaataatactaggatcaaataatgatgttttaataaaaaatactaaaagtggattgtcacctataaatctataacaaaaaatgaaattaactcgtaaaaaaaatatattaattactatTTAAATGTACAGTCACCAAACCAACTCTCAAGTTAACTTAGTTGAGAGTTGCCctcactttatttattttttgatttatGGAAAAACCCGTAATGGTTACCTAAAGGTGCATTGTAGATGAAGCACGCCTCACAACCGTAGAATACTAAACCAACATAGATTGTCCCAGCTCAACGCAAGAATACTAATAGACGACTTTCACTCAGATTTAAACTTAGAACTTTGCAATTATTAAACTAATGATTGGACTAActatattttatcataaatcAACTAAAACACgtcatattaaaattaaaaaaaaaaaccgtcaTATTAAAAGATtagtgaaaaatattttaaaaattgggaGTATAGAGTACACCgtattactcaaaagagaaatATGCAGACCCATTATAATTCAATCTTTGCCAACCTCCATTAAGGAGGCTCTCCATTATACAAAGTATCCCACCTAAAAGCTCTGTTTCTGTGTCACTCAACCCCTTCCTGCTTTAAATCTAATGATAAACCCTCTCTTTTAGTATATACTCTCTCTCTTTCAACAATGGAGGCTTTCAGCTTACTCAAGTACtggcgcggcggcggcggtggtggaGGCAACACATTTTCTGCTGCCGACGCCGGATTCTCTTCTCGTTCCACGGACTCCTCTACCGCCGGTGCTACAACTATTGTCACCACCGTTAGTCCTCACTTCACCGATTCGGACTCCGACTTCGACTCCGACACCGAGGACGGCCCCTTCTTTGATTTGGAATTCGCTGTTCCGGAAGATGAGGACGGAGACGCCAAAGCTCAAACTGGTGAAGGTGAGAACGAAGATAAGAGTGTTGATGCGCAACATTCGGAAGTAGACGACGGAGGCGACTCCGATGAGTCGGACGATGAGAATGAAGGTGAGTTGAAGTTGACGTTCTCCCCTTCCTCTGCCTCCAACGTTGACCGCTCTGACGCAAACGCTTCACTCTCGCCTCGTGACGATCTGTTCTTCAAAGGCCGCCTTGTGCCGGTTGAGCATGCGTCGTTGACGCTAACGGCGTCGGAAGCGAACTCCAAGTTTCCGGTGTCTTTCCTGAAATCGGCCACAAAATTCAGAGTTATGATGTTGAAATTGAAGAAGCCGAAAGCAAATGCGCAACGGAACCCTGAGAAATCGGAGCCGAAATCGGAGCCGAAATCGAAGCCGTGTCCGAAGCGTAAAGCCACCAGGAATGAGAAAGACGAGGCTCAAATTCGAGCCGAGAAGAAGTCGTTCACCGTGAAATTCAAGGTTGAAGAGGTGAAAATCAAGTCGCTGTTTACGCGAGAGAGTAGTTCAAAAGGCAATAGCAATGGCAAGGCTGAGCAGAAGCCGAGCACCTTAGAATCACACTTGAACTCGAGTTCGTCGTCAGAGGAGAGGAAGTTCCCCAAAGAAACGattcaaaaatatttgaaaCTGGTGAAGCCTTTGTACATTCGCGTCTCAAAGCGGTACAGCGATAAATTGGGGTTCTCAGGTCACTTGAGCTTTCCCGGAGGCGGAACAGCGGCCGCCGCCGCAACAACTCATTCGCCGCCGCCGCAGTCTACGGCGGAAAAAGCGGAAACGGAACCAACGGACTTGTCCGAGAAAGCAGCGGTATTGAGCAACGCCAAGAGTCAGAAACAGGGGAACTTACCCGCCGGACTGAGAGTCGTGCCGAAAAACCTCATGAAAAGCCGATCGGCGTCCTCAGcagcagcggcggcggcggcgtccCCGGTGTCTTCATCTCAGCGACGCGACGATTCACTGATCGAGCAACACGATGGAATCCAAGGCGCCATTTTACATTGCAAGAGATCGTTCAACGCTTCCAGAGGTAACTAACTaaccgtaaaaaaaaaatcaaaattctttTACTCCATCCCTTCTCATCATTAACTATTCATTTCTTAATCTCTGCATGCATCTAGATTCATATTATCGCGATGAGCCAGGGATACAAACCTATTCTTGTTCTAGGAAGGAAGCAATAGCGCAACAAGGATTAGCAACTAATTAAGCACACACTACTCCGCAGTAGCTAAGATTAGTGTAGAAGATGCAGTATCACTCtgcatttagaaaaaaaaaaaaaaagtggaaagATGATGGTCTCTTTCAGGCTGCGATTGATGGAAGAGATTCAACGCTAAATTGCATAGGTGAATTAAACGATGAGTAGTCTATTATTATCAGATGTGCTTTGATCTTTGTAAAGAATTGCTTTTAGTATCTTAGCAGTTTGTAGATTGATGTACCATATTTGTGTGATCATGATGATGAGTTTGATGACCATCTCAAAGAATTTATCAAAGTCTGCATTCTCATCATTTCAACTATCTTTAGCATTAGCCATCAGAGTATCATCCTTGTTGCGAATATGCATTGTGAATTATTTAAGTTAATTTGaatggaataaaattttagtaatACCACTTGGAATTTGCTCAGACTGCATCACAAGAAACTGGTCCGAcaaagtatataaaaatttaaagaacgCCGTCTTTAGTGGTCAAAAAAGGGGGAAAGTGGGAACAAAATTGTTTGCCTTACTTCTTTTGTGTTCCGCTTTTGTTCTTGGGCTTcctatttttgtttatattcgGAATTTGGGCTCTTAAGTTGCTTTTTCTATTCTCAATTCATCTATAAATAATATTGTTCCAAATTAtacatagaccatggtccaggTTGGACATTTAAATTATACATATTCGGTCAACCGAGCGTATATAACATATTAACTGTATATACGCATGGTGAACCCtgattcataatataataaattaaaatattctacCTCAAACATAGTTTAATTGATtatcaatcaaaaaaaaaagaagataaacactgaacatcaaaatacaattcaattttttcttttttgaaaacaaatacaGTTCAATTAATTACAAGTTAATAACTCTATTTTATTGACATTTTACTTTGAAACACAGCTCAATAGGTTGATTAATCCGAAAGAGTTACGAAGTATTAAAATTTCTTTGCTAACATTGTACTCCATAGCACACAATATAGACTACtggaaatttaatttgaatattttctatatcttacttttaaatattcacaaaatattactccgtacaatATAAGCATGATGAAAAAAGTAACATCACCAATTTAGCATATACTAGAGACTATTAAGGCAATCAAGATTCTCAATGTCCTGTCTTAATATATTAAACGACATGGAACAGTTCATTTTGAGGGTAGCACTCTTCTTTACTATCCTCAAAACCTTAACCTTACCGTGGATTGTAGTATAAATGGCAACGGGCAACTCGCCCGTGACCAAATCACTTTTTAGCCGTGGCACTTCCAATAATTTCTCCACCATAACATCCACCGTTACGTTCAGTTGCAGCGTCCGTCTAGCCCTGGCATTCCCCGCCGGAATCTTAGCCTCCCCGACCACTTTCCCGCCGTACAACAAACTCGTCTCCGCCGCGTCGTTGAACTTGAACGACGCCGCGTTTGGGTTTTTCACCGACAGGTCCGACACAAGAGTTAGATTAACACCGGGGTTTAGGTTTCCGGTGCTGAGAAAACTCAGACCCTCGATTCTAATGGTGTTCATCTTTATGGTGGGATCTTTGACGTGGAAAACGGTGGATGCTAGCACGATTATAGCCACCGCCACGACTAGTAGCACCGCGGTGCAGCAGCCGCAGAACTTGATGCATTTCCCGTGATAATGGCGGTGGCGCGTCTTCTTCACCTCCACGGAAAACCCATCGTTTTCAACGTCAACGTGGAGGTAGCGGTGGCTGGCCAATGGCCGTACTTGCTCTTTCGCAGCCATGGCCGAGCCCGGAGACGGTGGTGGACTACTCATGAGGTTCTATGATgaggattatagatttatagccgGGTAGAATGTGTATGCATTACTGGAATTCTGGCATGTGAATTTACTgcgaaaaaacaaaaaagaagaaaaagtattGGGACGTATAGATAGTATAAACATGGGTTTAAATAGTCGTGACCGGAGACAAGTAAAAGCATTTGTTAAGGGGACTGACAGTATTTGGCACGGCATTGAATGTTGAATTGAGTGGTTCAATGTTTTATGTTTATGTACATCCACTGGGAAGTACACAAATAGGTGCGTACAAAAAAATGAGTCATGGAGGTTTCGTTTTTGTCAATTTCTGTGAgttatcaaattgaattataataGAAGGCTGCAGGAAATTTGTTAAAGATTTTTTTGACTATGTCATCTGGAATTTTGGTGACAAACTGACAATAAGGATTGCGGAATTTCAAATGTTGTTTAtggaagagttaattccatttttcatcCTTAACCGTATGCTATATAGGTGTAGTTcgtttttagtctttttttgtttaaaaatatttttatttggtcatagtattattataacatgatcatttttggtgatcgatcaacaaaatcgtttaaatgacgttaaatacatGGGTGACTTGGTCTATTTAGTTTTAAGTATTaggaagtaattttttttttttggtcctagatttgcatatatcatttcatttttaaattttttttttcagaacatTCTCGTGATCCTaacattattgtgacatgaccattttttgtcatccgtcaacaaatatatttaaatgacattaaaaaacatttattgattgattggggcaatatatatacactaaattgacatgttataaACTAGTTCTTTGGTATTTTGGAGCGGACTCATAGCGTAATCAAATTAAACTCGTTGAACGCCAATAACAAAGAGCCCAATACTgaaaagctgaaaattgaataacaatatcaatgtaaaattggGCCAAGAAAACTCAGAGTGTTTGAGCCCACAGTTCAGTCCaacgcaaattatgccgtggacccgggTCTAATACGACGCTGTTtcactatatttaaaaaaaaattactaaatatatagcactgaaatgtgtgaatgtggaggtttcaaattgtgaatgtagagttatgaatgtgtaaatctgtagtagagttaacagagttctagctgccttgaaatgtgtgaatgtggaggtttcaaattgtgaatgtggagtatagaatttgtaaatgtaaagttatgaatgtgtgaatctgtagtagagttaacagagttctagcaacttgtagccatgtaatgtgtgaatgtggaattcccaagttatgaatatggagtataggacctgtgaatatagagttttgaatgtgtgaatgtataacagtggtaatatagttactaaacatatagccctgtaatgtgtgaatgtggagttttcaaattgtgaatgtggagtatagggtctgtgaatgtagagtttgtgttctgttgcgatgaggagccgccgttaattttttattttaaaaaaaaaattgtgaaacgacgtcgtattggacccaggtccaccttgcaaggtagacctgggtccacggcatagcTACTGTCaatccaattgttataccatggaccgaGATCTACATTGCGTTTGTAGATCCTGATCTAAAACGGCATTCACATTATGTGCATgtcgttaacatattatgtacattagttaataaaatgtgtctactacaattaacatattatgtttttttttttaaactaacatattatgtgtttatagtttataattatgtatatgcggttaatatattatgtgcctccaatttatttataggtttATAATCTATTAacaactacagacacataatttggATAGCAttttggaccagggttcacaagGTAAGACATGGGTATAATTTGGCAGTTGAGTCTGCCTTACGCGGTCTAATTGGGATAATGTTACAGTTAAAGTTGTAGGCAAGGGctctcaatctactgaaacaGGACGCAATTCATTGATGAGATACGTGGGAGAAAGCTAATAGTGGTAAATCAAAGATCATTGAAGAATAATGAATAATTATCCGAATCGCATTTCAATCTCCATGATTTCAACTTAAAAATTAATCTTTTCGAGTTTCGTTTTCGTATTTGCCCTCCAATTCTAGGCGATGTTTTATGGTACGTAGTAATGGTAGTATATTACGCTCCTACAGTATTGCACTTTTACTTGTGATTCTAACAAGGTTGTGGTGGCCTGCCAGGTGTCTGCTCTCTCCGTCTGTTTCAGAAGGTTAACATTGATGGAGCTGGATTCCACTGCTAGCCTAGTGCCCTAGTCTTTCTTCTCATTTTCATATTCGAAATCAGAAATTGCTTTTTCTTTGTGTTTGGCTGAACTTACAAGTATTGGAGCTAATTAAACACTAGCTAGCAATCGTATCTTGTGAAAAAGAAGATAGACAAACTATATATGGTGTACACAACGAAACAATGTGGGATGAAGCTAAGAAAGAGGGAGCCCAAATTGTTTCTtgctttaattatatattatgaacAAATTGtattgtagtaaaggagatagaTAAGCTTCCCATCAGTATCAGTTACATGTACTTTCCATTGGGGCTATCCTATGAGTAAATTATATAAACACTATATTATTTCCGGAAAGAAAAAGACAAATATAAGGTGGACTTATCATCCGCAGGTCTTCTAGATGGATCCCCCCCACTAACTCATCGATCTCTACCATAAAATTAATGCTGTCCCGCTGTCTTTATCATCCTTCCCCTTTCAAAATACTCCCTATTCATCTTTTCATTATACACAATGCCTCAGTGTCTGCCTCTATCGTTGCTGTCTATTTCATTATGAAGCAGGTCAACCCTTTGCTATATAGCTGTTTACCATTCTCCAACTGATATTATCACTAAGCTCCACCGCCCCACTTGCTGCAACCTTTAGCTTTACCACCGGAATTTATATTCCCAATCAGGGCCAGTTTTTGGCTCTTCATTGGGAGATTAAAACATATGCCTAAAATCTACTCTTGTATATCTAGTAATTATTCCAAGCCCCCAAAAATACTGCACACTTTTTCACTCCCCTGTTTGACCTTCCTGGGTGTATTTGCATCAGATCATATTACTAATGATGTGATTGTATTTGTGGTGGCAAAATTTGCTGTTAGAAATGACTATCTGCACTTGATTATAATGCTTCCTTTTACTGGCCTGGCCTCCTAGAAGTGTTCTTTGTGGAATTCAAACCTGGTTGTGCCcttttggttgtactctttgCAAAGTTGGCTGAGTTCTTTGGCTAATACAGGTACTCCACAATAGAAAACTCCTGCACCAAATAATACACCATTTCACTGTCAGGAGGAGAGATAATGAGATATCGCTTTCAATTTCCAAGCTAGGTTGAAAATGATAGGATACCTATTCTTGCATTAGCATGCTTGGTGCAGGTCTTGGAAAACACTTTCTTCCAATTAGGCCTTGCAAAGTGTGTCCTTACCTgttaaaaacaacaataattcCTTTACCTGATTAGCATATAGCTAGGCTTCTAGTTTCTTGAAAGAGCAACCACTCCTTTTGAGATTATGTATACAAGGAGAGTACAGTGGAAAATAATTTGCTAGCCCAGTAAACTCACTCTAGTGCCTGATACAATATCAACACCATTCTTTGCGTGGTTCAGAGCCTGGACCATGGTAATGAGAGCTGAACGTGCATCCCCTTCCTCATATACACTTGTTAAGTAGTTGTGCATCTCAATGACCCCCTGAATTTCATTAAGCTCAACCAAATTTAAACCcaaaaaagcaaaaataaaGTGAATGAATTTATACGATCTGGCAGGCACATCACATTACCCTTTGATCAAGATCTGCAACTTCATTCATAACACCTTTGAACCAATCAAAAGAACCTTGCTCCCTTGTTACCCAATAGAAATATGCATTAGTAGTTCTTAGAGTTTTCTTCCGTCGGGGAGAAATTTTGTTGGAAGAGTTTTGTTCACTTGATCCAACACTTAGATCCGAGTTCCTGCTAAGATCTGATGCTGAATCCTGTAAGTCATGAcagtaacatatataaaatcagAGGGTCAGTCGAACTGTATGTCACACTAAACTTAGGATAGGATGTTGAGTATGGACAGTGATCTGCTTGATAGTAGGTGCATTAAATTTCAAATCCAGATGCAAATTAAAATACTCACTGCTTGCTCCTCCATTTTTACTATGGTGTTGAGTAAGTCTTTCAGGATACTAATAAAGGGTGTTGCTCCAATGCCAAGACCAACCAGTAGTAGAACATCATATTTCTGGTAATCTTGTGCTGGAGCTCCATAAGGTCCGTCTATTAATAGCTTAGGCAAACTGAGGTTTTGGGTAAACTTCCTGTCAGTTAATACTCACACTCAAATTAACATTATCTGCCTCTGATCGAACAGAATTATACCTCTTCTTAGTTGTTCCATCAGCTCTCAGCAAGCCACTCTTTCCAACTTCTGGACATTCACAAGCCTCAGAAAATACTCGCTTAAGTTCTTGTGTCCAGTCACCCAGCTGTCGGATGTGAACACTTAGATAGTCATCCCCAGGAGCGGAAGTAATGGAAAATGGATGCCTGCGTAGGTATTTTTTATGCAGATAATAATTAGCAATAACATCAAGATCTTGCAATGAATTCTTTGGCATCGATAATTTGGGTATCATTTATGTAACTGAAAGGCATTTACTGTACTGTCTTTAATTTTACCATTCAAATGGAGAAACAGCTGGACACTGGACGAACATATATTGCCCACTTTTGTAGTGAAATTGGGAAGGTTTAGACATTTGCAACGTGAGTACATTTCCCGGGTAAATTGCCACCTGGAATACAAAGGAAGTTACAACATGAGAAAAGTAAATGTTTAATTAACATCTCATCTGTACCCCATTAATCTCTTTGACCTTTAATTTTGCAGAAAAGATTTTGGAGCATATATAGCTCTGATAAAATCATCTGGTCTCTAATTTAATTGATCTGTAAATTTCTAAACTCAAGTCTGGACTCTATCTGGAACTTTCTAATTGTTTCTCAACAAATCACATCAAGAATTCAGAAAGCGTGAAGCAAGTTATTATAAGAAATATCATAACTTATACTCACTTTCAGAAGCCGGACAGTGTATAAGCCCGACCTGAAGAATCTCAGGGTCCGTTCCCCAGCATATAGGAGCACAGGAACTGCAAGATACATCCATGTCTGCAAACAAAAAGTTATCAGATTGAAAGAACCATTATCTCATTTTTTGAGTAACCAAATGTACTATGTAATGTCTGGATGAGTAGTAGGATGATGGGTTTTGAAACTTTACCGTTTTCTTGTACCATTTGTGCACAAGATAGAGGAACATGCCATGGACGATGAGCAGTATGTACACAATGACAAAGAGGTGGTGAGAGTACCAAAATGCATTGAATCCAGTGAGTCTATCAAAAGGCTTGGGCAGCTTAATAAGGCCTCGCCTGAACCATCTTGTAGCAAGTGTAAAAGCAATAAGCATCAAGATTACCATCAGTATTCCTGTCACGCCTTCAGGTCCTTTAACAAGGTCTCCATAAGTGGGCTTATTATTTCCAAAATCATTTACAAGAAGCCGGCTATAAACTGAATCCGCTTCGTTGATAAGCCTTGGAAAATCACATGCAAGATGGTTACCAGCATGGAGTATGATACCAATCACAATTCCCGCTGCTATGGTCTGCAAACATCCATAGTAGTTGTTGTTATGATCACAACTCcaggtatataaaaaaaaaaaaaaacttcattatTTAAGTGCTTTTCAAGATAGATACGGAGGGTTAACAATTTAACCTAAATGCTATCTCTATACCTCCACATGAATACATGATTCGTTTCCGTCCCCATCGAACGAACAAGGAATCTCTTTAGCTATAGCACTGAAATTCATTTAGTTTTTCATTGAATTTGATGTAAATTAATAGCTACATATGTTAATCATTAAGACGATGATGCTTATCCATGAGAGCAGAACTCCACAAAATAGTGCAACTCGGAAGAGGCAATGAAACAGTATTTACATGTATATCATCAATAGAAAACACACATTTGGCACCATCAAGAATTTTCCAAACTAACAATGCATTGAAGTTGAAATTTCTAGAGAAGATAATACAACGTGAATCAAATGTTTACAAGCAGGTTTATTGATTTAACACATGAAATTTAGTGTAGTCAACTAATTCACTAGTAATTATAGAATATAAGGAATTATACTGCTTAACACTTATCATATGTTGCATGATTGATTAAAATATGTCATAAaacaaatgttaaaaaaaattaaaaaaaaaaaaaaaaaacctcttctAATTCTGAGATAtgactatttcttttttttttttttttgtgtagccCGAGTTTTCACCATCGGTGATGGTGTGACTAACTCCTGCttggattgtaggcacctctattggaCAGCTGGCCTAAAGATTTAAAGCTGTTCCATACTCAAAGTCAATAATCAAATCCTTGACATTTGATTAAGGATGAATAAgtcccttccactcaaccacaccctccaAGTTATTGTGAGATATGACTATCATATTTGATTTTTCTAGTGTGAATCCTATGAACTAGAGAAGTATGTGAAATTGAACATCGGGCGAACAATTATGAACTATTAATTGGTGCACAAATTGTGACGCTGACATTGATTTGGTACAATAAAATCTGAGGCAAATTTTAGAGTAATGTGAAAAAGTCAACGTTTGCGGGTCGACAGGTATCTTCTCTCCAGATTTCtctttctatttctatttttcatGTATTTGTCACGGATGTGAGTACAGGAGATGATGAATGATTTGTATCCAGACTGGAGAAATATACCAAAATAATCATGTTGACTTAATCATTAAGGCATGTATATGGGCCTTATTAAATGCAAAAATAAAGAGACGTATAAAACAACAAAGAATTGAAAGAGATATTTCACTATGACTATACCTTGTGGAAGTTGATGTTGTCGTCAAAGGGTATGAAATGGCTCAATTTGGTGGACCTCAGCCACGTTATGGTGTTCCTGCACACGGGGAATAATATGAGTGCCATGTTGAACTTTAGCGTCTCAGCTGCGCCCTTAGCCGTGAGGAGGCAATAGCCCATGACTATGTATGCGCTTTTCTGTTTGTACTGCAAAAATTTCCAGATGAACAAACCGATCATTATCAATATCCACAACGTCAAAACCCAGATTCTCTTCCAGTTCTCTTGGTAGAAATAGAGCAATTTCGTGCTCATTCTTCTTATTGTGTTCCTCTTTCTTAAGCCTTGTAGGTTTTGACTCAAGGCTTGGCTCGTATAGCTCAGTGCTTGACTGTAGTTTAAGTATGTGTCCTTCTGTAGAAGTAGTGTTTCCAGCTGCCATAGCTGTGCATCATTCCAACAAAACCAACATGCATCAGACATATGTAGTAAGTTGAATTGTGCACCGGGTTATATATCATAGAAACAAGTTAAcaatgggggtgtttggttattggcttatcagccaaattttagcttatttgatcaagTTTAGCTTCTTTGACctaccaataagctattttgaagtgtttggtagaTGGCTTATTAGCCTTGGTTTATTGgaccaataagctgaaaattgaaaagctaatgaatgtagctttttctATTAGCTTGTTGGGATTAAtgagtatattgactattttgtcctttgaaatcaatggaatttatttataaatgggtggtgtgtttgttatatttaaaggttgaaataatacaatacacgcatacccttaaatgtcattttacatttaatcagctactagtaaccagctaatttaccaaacagttttttataaccagctaatacaatcagctggtcaaaccagttaacgcaatcagccatcaactactagctaaaccaaccagctatcagctataagccatcagccgtttgccaaacaccccaaaTGTGTTATTTAGAATGGacttgttaaaatttaaatagagtCTAATGGGTAATTAATAATACTATTGGTCGAAAAGGTAagaatagaataataaaataacccTAAGAGAATTAATAATTTCTAACACTAGTATATAGAATACATTATCAAAAGTATCTCAAATGATCTATAAATTAGTACATATTTgttgattaataaaattaattttctttagattttaacaacaaattttaatattcccaccaaaaaaaaaaaacaaattttaatataaaaatttcatgTATTCGGCATACATGACGATATATATGGAGAAAGCATGTTTGAGTGCTAAAAACGCGTAATTGGTATTCAAAGCAGAAAGACCACATGGGATAGGATGCCAGGACCGCAGCATGGTTGGACTATAACTTCTAATGATGGAAACACATAGTACAAAAGGCCAACAAAGCTTTGATGTGAAGTAGCACCAAAGCTAATCGTAGTTGGTA from Ipomoea triloba cultivar NCNSP0323 chromosome 12, ASM357664v1 encodes the following:
- the LOC115998313 gene encoding probable membrane-associated kinase regulator 2, producing the protein MEAFSLLKYWRGGGGGGGNTFSAADAGFSSRSTDSSTAGATTIVTTVSPHFTDSDSDFDSDTEDGPFFDLEFAVPEDEDGDAKAQTGEGENEDKSVDAQHSEVDDGGDSDESDDENEGELKLTFSPSSASNVDRSDANASLSPRDDLFFKGRLVPVEHASLTLTASEANSKFPVSFLKSATKFRVMMLKLKKPKANAQRNPEKSEPKSEPKSKPCPKRKATRNEKDEAQIRAEKKSFTVKFKVEEVKIKSLFTRESSSKGNSNGKAEQKPSTLESHLNSSSSSEERKFPKETIQKYLKLVKPLYIRVSKRYSDKLGFSGHLSFPGGGTAAAAATTHSPPPQSTAEKAETEPTDLSEKAAVLSNAKSQKQGNLPAGLRVVPKNLMKSRSASSAAAAAAASPVSSSQRRDDSLIEQHDGIQGAILHCKRSFNASRDSYYRDEPGIQTYSCSRKEAIAQQGLATN
- the LOC116000461 gene encoding late embryogenesis abundant protein At1g64065, yielding MSSPPPSPGSAMAAKEQVRPLASHRYLHVDVENDGFSVEVKKTRHRHYHGKCIKFCGCCTAVLLVVAVAIIVLASTVFHVKDPTIKMNTIRIEGLSFLSTGNLNPGVNLTLVSDLSVKNPNAASFKFNDAAETSLLYGGKVVGEAKIPAGNARARRTLQLNVTVDVMVEKLLEVPRLKSDLVTGELPVAIYTTIHGKVKVLRIVKKSATLKMNCSMSFNILRQDIENLDCLNSL
- the LOC115999010 gene encoding respiratory burst oxidase homolog protein A produces the protein MRGIAKHERRWASDSVPGDPPVIGGFSSETESENSSSVAAEEYVEVTLDLQDDDTIILRSVEPATAISIDDLVGGGGMMIEGPVSASGSASTSRSPTIRRSSSNRILQFSQELKAEAVAKARQFSQELKAELKKFSWSHGHAPRAFSSASGTTSGMDSALAARQLRRQRAQLDRTRSGAQKALRGLRFISHNKANAWNEVESNFYKLAKDGYLYRADFAQCIGMKDSKEFALEMFDALSRRRRLKVDKISKEELYEYWSQITDQSFDSRLQIFFDMVDKNEDGRIAEEEVKEIIMLSASANKLSRLKEQAEEYAALIMEELDPERLGYIELWQLETLLLQKDTYLNYSQALSYTSQALSQNLQGLRKRNTIRRMSTKLLYFYQENWKRIWVLTLWILIMIGLFIWKFLQYKQKSAYIVMGYCLLTAKGAAETLKFNMALILFPVCRNTITWLRSTKLSHFIPFDDNINFHKTIAAGIVIGIILHAGNHLACDFPRLINEADSVYSRLLVNDFGNNKPTYGDLVKGPEGVTGILMVILMLIAFTLATRWFRRGLIKLPKPFDRLTGFNAFWYSHHLFVIVYILLIVHGMFLYLVHKWYKKTTWMYLAVPVLLYAGERTLRFFRSGLYTVRLLKVAIYPGNVLTLQMSKPSQFHYKSGQYMFVQCPAVSPFEWHPFSITSAPGDDYLSVHIRQLGDWTQELKRVFSEACECPEVGKSGLLRADGTTKKSLPKLLIDGPYGAPAQDYQKYDVLLLVGLGIGATPFISILKDLLNTIVKMEEQADSASDLSRNSDLSVGSSEQNSSNKISPRRKKTLRTTNAYFYWVTREQGSFDWFKGVMNEVADLDQRGVIEMHNYLTSVYEEGDARSALITMVQALNHAKNGVDIVSGTRVRTHFARPNWKKVFSKTCTKHANARIGVFYCGVPVLAKELSQLCKEYNQKGTTRFEFHKEHF